A DNA window from Brenneria izadpanahii contains the following coding sequences:
- a CDS encoding FAD-dependent oxidoreductase yields the protein MNRLFTFRIPLAVLIAMAFAPFSYADNVYNTDIVVVGGGATGLAAGVQAKMLGADVIILEKQAILGGSANFAEGIFAAESAMQKRQGIDVSRKFAFQAIMNYSHWRANAPLVSAIVHKSAETLEWLKQFGVNYEFIGVGGFGGPLTWHVVGELEIDGKRYNHGNAVMMALARKFRDLGGTVLLRTPGKKLIKNDDRVVGVEGVNQDGEKVIVNAKAVVIGTGGYGNNREMLKKYSRFPDVIMVGQSGKDGEGIQMAWEAGAAEEGIEIMISYRPGLPDFSTSSHLIAAAVQPYLYVDPTGRRYTDEYNIAEWPFAGNALERIGGVAYSIYDEQTKQMFLNQGIQMPIGEWVTYGARLEKLEDEFNKELAKNNGNVFKCDTIDEIAKRIGADPNVLKATIDRNNQAASIHKDDEFFKDGEFIRPVEKGPFYVTKLRPRALGTFGGIRINEKTEVVTGQGRAIPGLYAGGLDAGGMYGDSYDLEMGGASFAFALNSGRIAAENAVHYIK from the coding sequence ATGAATCGTTTATTTACCTTTAGGATCCCGCTCGCGGTTCTGATAGCCATGGCGTTTGCTCCATTTAGCTACGCGGATAACGTGTATAACACCGATATTGTCGTCGTAGGGGGCGGCGCGACGGGGCTTGCCGCAGGGGTACAGGCAAAAATGCTCGGAGCCGATGTCATCATTCTTGAAAAACAAGCTATCCTCGGCGGTTCGGCAAATTTTGCCGAAGGCATTTTCGCTGCGGAAAGCGCCATGCAAAAAAGGCAGGGTATCGACGTATCCAGAAAGTTCGCCTTCCAGGCGATCATGAACTATAGCCACTGGCGGGCCAACGCGCCGCTGGTTAGCGCCATTGTGCATAAGTCCGCCGAAACGCTTGAATGGTTGAAACAGTTCGGCGTGAATTATGAGTTTATTGGCGTAGGCGGTTTTGGTGGTCCGCTAACCTGGCACGTAGTGGGAGAACTTGAGATCGACGGTAAACGCTACAATCACGGCAATGCGGTGATGATGGCGCTCGCCAGGAAATTCCGCGATTTGGGCGGTACGGTTCTTCTCCGAACGCCAGGTAAAAAACTGATCAAAAACGACGACCGCGTGGTGGGCGTTGAAGGCGTAAACCAAGACGGGGAGAAGGTGATCGTCAACGCCAAAGCCGTGGTGATCGGCACCGGCGGTTACGGCAATAACCGGGAAATGCTGAAAAAATACTCCAGATTTCCAGATGTGATCATGGTCGGCCAGTCAGGTAAAGATGGCGAAGGTATCCAGATGGCCTGGGAAGCCGGAGCTGCCGAGGAGGGGATTGAGATAATGATCTCTTATCGTCCCGGCCTGCCTGATTTCTCCACTAGTTCGCATCTTATCGCGGCCGCCGTTCAGCCCTACCTTTATGTCGATCCCACCGGTAGAAGATACACCGATGAATATAACATCGCCGAGTGGCCCTTCGCCGGTAATGCGCTGGAGAGAATCGGCGGTGTGGCCTACTCAATCTATGACGAGCAGACAAAACAGATGTTTCTCAATCAAGGGATCCAGATGCCCATCGGCGAATGGGTAACCTATGGCGCCAGGCTTGAAAAACTTGAGGATGAGTTCAATAAGGAACTGGCGAAAAATAACGGCAACGTTTTCAAGTGCGACACTATTGATGAGATTGCGAAGCGCATCGGCGCGGATCCCAACGTGCTGAAAGCCACTATCGACCGCAATAATCAAGCCGCCTCCATACATAAGGACGACGAATTCTTTAAGGATGGCGAATTCATACGGCCGGTGGAAAAAGGGCCGTTCTATGTCACGAAACTTCGCCCCAGGGCGCTGGGGACATTCGGCGGCATACGAATTAATGAGAAAACGGAAGTCGTGACCGGTCAAGGGCGGGCTATTCCCGGCCTTTACGCCGGGGGATTGGACGCAGGCGGCATGTATGGCGATAGCTACGATCTCGAAATGGGGGGCGCCAGCTTTGCCTTTGCGCTGAATTCAGGACGGATAGCCGCTGAAAACGCGGTTCACTACATAAAATAA
- the acnA gene encoding aconitate hydratase AcnA, with product MSPHSLRDTCLDTLKVRQQSYHYYSLSLAARQLGAIDNLPKSLKVLLENLLRHLDGDTVQEDDLQAVVSWLKNGHVDREIAYRPARVLMQDFTGVPAVVDLAAMRAAVERLGGNVNKVNPLSPVDLVIDHSVTVDHFGDGQSLLDNTQLEMARNYERYQFLRWGQNAFSHFRVVPPGTGICHQVNLEYLAKAVWSEKRQDRLLAYPDTLVGTDSHTTMINGLGVLGWGVGGIEAEAAMLGQPISMLIPDVVGVKLTGKMREGITATDLVLTVTQMLRKHGVVGKFVEFYGDGLDHLPLADRATIANMAPEYGATCGFFPIDQITLEYMRLTNRSDEQVALVEAYSKQQGLWRNTGDEPVFTSQLSLDLDSVETSLAGPKRPQDRVPLARVPQAFQASRELDINAVKDRAEYEEFLLDGATHRLQQGAVVIAAITSCTNTSNPSVLMAAGLLAKNAVKRGLKKKPWVKTSLAPGSRVVTDYYAKAGLTPYLDELGFNLVGYGCTTCIGNSGPLPEPIETAIKAGDLTVGAVLSGNRNFEGRIHPLVKTNWLASPPLVVAYALAGNMNIDLTSEPLGEDRQGRPVYMRDIWPSAKEVAEAVLNVSADMFHKQYAAVFDGTQEWKDIEVDSNPTYQWPPESTYIRQTPFFLDMKKAPEPVQDIHNARILAMLGDSVTTDHISPAGNIKRDSPAGRYLLERGVETKEFNSYGSRRGNHEVMMRGTFANIRIRNEMVPGKEGGYTRHIPSQNEMTIYDAAMRYQDEKVPLALVAGKEYGSGSSRDWAAKGPRLLGVRVVIAESFERIHRSNLIGMGILPLEFPEGVTRKTLMLTGDEQISIAGLNQLTPGATVAVTITDSAGRRRVINTRCRIDTRNELTYYQNDGILHYVIRNML from the coding sequence ATGTCACCTCATTCTCTTCGCGATACCTGTCTGGATACGCTAAAGGTACGACAGCAAAGCTATCACTATTACAGTCTGTCCCTGGCCGCCCGACAACTTGGTGCGATTGATAACTTACCCAAGTCGTTAAAAGTCTTGTTGGAAAACCTGTTGCGGCATCTGGACGGCGATACCGTACAGGAAGACGATCTGCAGGCAGTGGTTTCCTGGCTGAAAAACGGGCATGTCGATCGTGAAATCGCCTACCGCCCGGCGCGCGTGCTGATGCAGGATTTTACCGGCGTGCCTGCCGTCGTCGATCTTGCGGCAATGCGCGCAGCGGTAGAGCGCCTGGGCGGTAACGTAAATAAAGTGAATCCGCTGTCGCCGGTCGATCTGGTGATCGACCACTCGGTCACGGTAGACCACTTCGGCGACGGACAGTCGCTGCTGGACAACACCCAATTGGAAATGGCCCGCAACTATGAGCGATACCAGTTTCTGCGCTGGGGGCAAAACGCATTCAGCCATTTTCGGGTCGTGCCGCCGGGAACCGGTATCTGCCATCAGGTTAACCTTGAATATCTGGCGAAAGCGGTGTGGTCTGAAAAACGGCAGGATAGACTGCTGGCTTATCCCGATACGCTGGTCGGGACGGACTCGCACACCACCATGATTAATGGGCTTGGCGTATTGGGATGGGGCGTCGGGGGAATAGAGGCCGAAGCCGCTATGCTGGGTCAGCCGATTTCCATGCTTATTCCGGACGTTGTCGGAGTAAAATTAACCGGGAAGATGCGCGAAGGGATCACCGCGACCGATCTGGTGCTCACCGTGACCCAGATGCTGCGTAAGCATGGCGTGGTGGGGAAATTCGTTGAGTTTTACGGCGACGGCCTGGATCATCTGCCGTTGGCCGATCGCGCCACCATCGCCAATATGGCGCCGGAGTATGGCGCTACCTGCGGCTTTTTCCCGATCGACCAAATCACGCTGGAATATATGCGCTTGACTAACCGCAGCGATGAGCAGGTTGCGCTGGTGGAGGCCTATAGCAAACAGCAGGGGCTGTGGCGCAATACCGGCGACGAGCCCGTCTTCACCAGCCAGCTCTCTTTGGATCTGGACAGCGTCGAAACCAGTCTGGCCGGTCCTAAACGTCCGCAGGACAGAGTGCCGCTGGCGCGCGTGCCGCAGGCGTTTCAAGCAAGCAGGGAGCTGGATATCAATGCGGTGAAAGACCGGGCGGAGTATGAGGAATTTTTGTTGGACGGCGCGACACACCGGTTGCAACAGGGCGCGGTGGTCATTGCGGCAATCACCTCATGTACCAACACCTCGAACCCAAGCGTACTGATGGCGGCCGGGTTGCTGGCGAAAAATGCGGTAAAGCGCGGACTGAAGAAAAAGCCGTGGGTGAAAACATCGCTGGCGCCGGGATCGAGGGTGGTAACGGATTATTACGCCAAAGCAGGGTTAACGCCCTATCTTGATGAGCTGGGTTTTAACCTGGTGGGATATGGCTGCACCACCTGTATCGGCAATTCTGGGCCGTTGCCTGAACCTATCGAGACGGCGATTAAAGCCGGCGATTTGACGGTCGGCGCGGTGTTGTCAGGGAACCGTAACTTTGAAGGGCGTATTCATCCGCTGGTGAAAACCAACTGGCTGGCTTCCCCGCCGTTGGTCGTGGCGTATGCGCTGGCGGGAAATATGAATATCGATCTTACCAGCGAACCGCTGGGGGAAGATCGGCAGGGACGGCCGGTCTATATGCGGGATATCTGGCCTTCAGCGAAAGAAGTGGCCGAGGCCGTATTAAACGTCAGCGCGGATATGTTTCATAAACAGTATGCCGCCGTATTTGACGGGACGCAGGAATGGAAAGATATTGAGGTCGATAGTAATCCGACCTATCAGTGGCCCCCGGAATCAACCTATATTCGCCAGACTCCCTTTTTCCTCGATATGAAAAAAGCCCCTGAGCCGGTGCAGGATATTCATAACGCACGTATCTTGGCGATGCTCGGCGATTCCGTCACCACCGACCATATCTCGCCCGCAGGTAATATCAAGCGTGATAGTCCGGCCGGCCGTTATCTGCTGGAGCGCGGCGTGGAGACGAAGGAATTTAACTCGTATGGCTCGCGCCGGGGGAATCATGAAGTGATGATGCGCGGCACCTTTGCCAACATTCGTATCCGCAATGAGATGGTGCCCGGCAAAGAAGGGGGATATACCCGGCATATCCCGTCACAAAATGAGATGACGATCTATGATGCGGCGATGCGCTATCAGGATGAAAAGGTGCCGCTGGCATTAGTGGCGGGAAAAGAGTACGGATCGGGCTCCAGCCGCGATTGGGCGGCGAAGGGGCCGCGCCTGCTGGGCGTGCGCGTGGTCATCGCCGAATCATTTGAGCGTATTCACCGCTCTAATCTGATTGGTATGGGAATACTGCCGCTGGAGTTCCCGGAAGGCGTAACGCGTAAGACATTGATGTTGACTGGAGACGAGCAAATATCGATCGCGGGGCTAAATCAGTTAACGCCGGGCGCTACGGTGGCGGTAACCATTACCGATAGCGCCGGGCGGCGCCGGGTGATTAACACCCGCTGCCGTATCGATACCCGTAATGAACTGACCTACTACCAGAATGACGGCATTCTGCATTATGTGATTCGCAATATGCTTTAA
- the gstA gene encoding glutathione transferase GstA, protein MKLFYQPESSSLFTHIVLLESKLDFKLEKVDLKSKKTERGADYLSINPKGQIPALQLDDGSVLTEGVAIALYVADKVPHCNLIAPIGSMARYHTIEWLNYISAELHKSFSPIFRRSTPETYKELIMEYLQVKFRYINLVLSEQKYLVANRFSIADAYLYTVMRWAQSLKLDMFRHPALSAYLEHIAERPSVVMALKIERLKG, encoded by the coding sequence ATGAAACTGTTTTACCAGCCTGAAAGCAGTTCCCTTTTTACTCATATTGTCTTACTGGAGTCCAAGCTAGACTTCAAACTCGAAAAGGTGGACCTAAAGTCCAAGAAGACCGAACGCGGGGCGGATTACCTATCGATCAATCCCAAAGGGCAGATACCGGCTCTACAGCTTGACGATGGGAGCGTGCTTACTGAAGGCGTCGCCATTGCGCTGTATGTGGCGGATAAGGTTCCGCACTGTAACCTTATCGCGCCGATAGGCAGCATGGCCCGCTATCACACCATTGAATGGCTGAACTACATCTCCGCCGAACTGCATAAAAGCTTTTCCCCGATATTCCGCCGCAGCACGCCAGAAACCTATAAGGAACTGATCATGGAGTACTTACAGGTAAAATTCCGCTATATAAATCTTGTGCTGAGCGAACAGAAATATCTGGTGGCCAACCGTTTCAGTATCGCCGATGCCTACCTGTACACCGTTATGCGCTGGGCGCAGTCATTGAAGCTGGATATGTTCCGTCATCCGGCGCTGTCCGCTTATCTTGAGCATATTGCAGAAAGGCCTTCGGTGGTCATGGCGCTCAAGATTGAAAGGTTGAAAGGCTGA